Part of the Planococcus plakortidis genome is shown below.
TGGATCGGTTTCTGGAGCGGCCTTATTCTCGGATTATTGCTGAAATGGATGCAGGCGGTGACCGGCGTCCGGAATTACGAATTGCTATTGAATGTCGATTTCATTCCCCTGGTCAACCAGGTGAATTGGTCGGAACTGACTGAATTCGTTTTTCATCTAATCATCTCACTGGTGATCGGCATCGTTTATGTATACATTGCTAAACGCCGGCGCTATACGTTCGGCCAATTGACGATCATCAGCTTGGTGCTTACCTTGCCAACCTACCTCCTGTTTTTCCCGCTGGCCATATTGGCGGTGGAAGCCGATGTACCGGAACCTACCGATATGGGCGCATTCCTCTACTGGATACTGGCCCATCTGACATATGCGCTGCTCTTACCGATACTCTATAAAACATTTGAACGCAAAAACGCTGCCTCTCATTGAGAAGCAGCGTTTTCGCGTTTTTCGCGCCAAAGGCGGATTTTATAAAGGATGAGGATCAATGCGGCTATGATCAAGCCTTCAACCACGGGCAGGAAAAAGGCCAGGAATGTCAGGCCAAGCCCTCCCGCAGCCAAGAACAAGATAATGACTGCATTTTTTCCGATTGATAATTTTTTGGCAAAGCCCAATTTGTACACGATTGCCGATAGCAGGAAGATGACGGCAAACAGCGCATATCCCGCCACATCGAAATTCGGCAAATTCTGGTAAAGAATGCGGGCTACCGGATACATATTTTCATAGACAAAAGCCTGCTCGTCCACTGATTATACATCCTTCCAGTTGTTTATTCTTCGATGGCTACTTTCTTCTTCTTAGCAGCACGTTCACGCTCATTCTTATCCAGGATCTTCTTGCGCAACCGGATCGATTGAGGGGTGATTTCGCAATACTCGTCTTCATTCAAGTATTCAAGGGCTTCTTCAAGGCTCATTAGGCGCGCTTTCTTCATCGTCGTTGTCTGGTCTTTGTTGGCTGAACGGATGTTGGTAGCCGCTTTGATCTTGACGATATTCACAGTCAAATCATTATCGCGGTTATGTTCACCGACGATCATGCCTTCATAGATTTCAGTGCCGACTTCCACGAATGAAGTGCCGCGGTCTTCGATGCCCATCAAGCCGTAAGTGGATGCTTTTCCACGTTCCATGGAAACGAGCACGCCTTGGCGGCGGCCGCCTACGCGTCCTGATGTGACTGGCTGGTAGCTGTCGAATGTGTGGTTGATGATCCCGTAACCGCGTGTCTGCGTCAAGAATTCGGTCGTGTAGCCGATCAATCCTCGTGCAGGGACGTTGAATACCAAACGCACTTGACCGTTTCCGTTGTTGATCATGTCTAGCATTTCACCTTTACGTTCACCGAGTGATTCGATGATTGCGCCAGTGTATTCTTCAGGAACATCCACTTGAACGCGTTCAACCGGTTCGCAGCGGACGCCATCCACCATGCGCACAATGACTTCAGGTTTCGATACTTGAAGTTCGAACCCTTCACGGCGCATGTTTTCGATCAAGATCGATAGATGCAATTCCCCACGGCCGGAGACGACCCATGCATCCGGTGAATCGGTAGGATCGACGCGCAAGGAAACGTCCGTTTCCAATTGGGCATCCAATCGTTCCTGGATTTTTCTCGATGTGATGAACTTGCCTTCTTTGCCGGCGAATGGGCTGTTGTTGACAAGGAATGTCATTTGCAGCGTCGGCTCGTCAATGCGGAGCACCGGCAATGCTTCCGGATGGTCTTGCGGGCATACCGTCTCTCCAACGTTGATGTCTTCGAGGCCAGAGATTGCGATCAAATCGCCTGCTTCGGCTTTTTGGATCTCAACGCGCTTCAAGCCCATGAAGCCGTGAATTTTCGTGATGCGGAAGTTTTTCACGGATCCGTCCAGTTTCATCAAGGAAACGGATTGGCCGACTTCAATCGTGCCGCGGAATACGCGTCCGATACCGATACGGCCGACATAATCGTTATAATCAAGAAGCGCTACTTGGAATTGCAGGGGCTCCTCGCGGTTATCGATCGGTGCCGGGACGTGGTCCATGATGGCATCGTAAATGACCTGCATGTTTTCTTCCTGGTCAGCAGGGTCCGATGACAAGCTGGCCGTTCCGTTCATGCCTGATGCGAAGATGACCGGGAATTCCAATTGGTCGTCGTTTGCTTCAAGTTCGATGAACAATTCGATGACTTCATCGACAACTTCATCCGGACGCGCGAAATCACGGTCGATTTTATTGACGACAACAATCGGTTTCAAGTTTTGCTCAAGCGCTTTTTTCAATACGAAGCGCGTTTGCGGCATACAGCCTTCGTAAGCATCGACGACGAGCAATACGCCGTCTACCATTTTCATGATGCGCTCGACTTCACCGCCGAAATCGGCGTGGCCTGGCGTATCCAAAATATTGATTTTAGCATCTTTATATTGAATCGCGGTGTTCTTTGCCAGAATCGTAATTCCGCGCTCTCTCTCAATGTCGTTAGAATCCATTGCCCGCTCTTCAACATGTTCGTTGGACCGGAAGATCCCGGATTGTTGAAGCAACTGATCCACCAATGTCGTTTTGCCGTGGTCAACGTGTGCGATAATAGCAATGTTGCGTAAATCATTTCTTAGGTTAGTCATACTTTCACTCCAATATTCTTTTTTCGAGCCTATAACTGTGCTAGTATAGCACATATAGGGGAAAAACCCTACGATTTTATTTTCTCAGATGCAGGAGGTTAGGCGGTATGAAAGAAGCGATCATAGAATCATGGCATAATATAAAATGGATTTTTGTACTTTATTCGTTGGCGGCAATCGGGGCGATGGTGCTCATCGGCGTCGCAGTGGCACTTCGCAGCGTGACCGGCATTTTCCTTTCCACTCTTTTGTTGATGGCCATCATGGGCTTCGGGTTTAAACGGAAAAAAGAAATGCGCGAAGCAGGCATATTGTAAACACTTAAAGAGGGCTGTCCCAGCAGGTTGTATTCCACGACCTGGTGGGACAGCCCTCTTTTATATCCGGAACGCATGAAAAACTGTTAAATATGCTTGAGCATGTCCATGCCGCCACAGAAAAGCTTGCCGGCGCACATAGTATTTAGATTCGTCAGGTGCGCTTCGGCTTAATGTATTCCTGGAGCAATTTTCCGTGAATGGACGGGTTAGCGGCGACGAATGTATCCGACTTCAGCAAGTTCGCAGGTTCGCCTGAGAAATTGCTTGCGACAGCCCCGACTTCTTTTGCCATCACCAAACCGCCTGCGATATCCCAGGGCGACAGCCTCATGGAAATATAGGCGTCGATGCGCCCGCTTGCAAGATACGCGAGCTCCAGCGCTGCAGAACCATACGAACGCATGCCCCGCGCCTCGTGTACAAGGCGGATGGTGGCTTCGTGCTCCACGTGCCGGTTCGGCGTCGCCCACATGGCGTTCATGCCAACGATCGATTCGCTGATGTCCGTCTCCAAAAGCGGCTGCAAACGCTCATCATTATAATAAGCACCACCGCCTGCGATCGCATGATATAGATCGTCATTGACGACATCATAGATATAACCCATTTTCCCGACACCATCTTCATAAATACCGAGTGAAATGGCAAAATTGCGTCGTTGGTGCACGAAATTCATGGTGCCATCGATTGGGTCGAGCATCCATACCGTGCCGCTTAATTCTTCGATTGTGTCCCCAAATCCTTCTTCGCCAAAAACGCGGTGGGCCGGAAAATCTTCCCGGATATGGTGGATGAAAAACTTCTCCACTTCCTTGTCCACGTTGGTGACCAAGTCATTGGCGTGGGCTTTCGTATCCACCGAGATGTCGCTAAGAAATGAATTGCGGATCCGGTGCCCTGCTTCTTTGATCATCGATTTTATGTAACGGTCCATTGCGTGCTGGTCCATGTATGAGCTCCCCCTTATTTCTTTTCAGTATAACGAAAAAAGCATCCACTGTCTTTAGCCAGCAGATGCTTCTACGGTATGGTCGTCTGTTTACAATGCATGAAGAGCCTCCAGTTCTACCTGTATTTCTGCCAGCCGTTTCTTGCTCTTTTCTTTTTGGCTGCTGTCATCTTGCTGCATTGCATCATACAAGGTGGCCAATTCGTAATCAAGCTCCAGCTTCAAGGTATTGATGTATTCCTTTTCTACATCCGCTTTCCGGATAATCTGTATCATCTGCTTCATCGGTGAGCCCCCCCTTCCCTCATAATCGGAATATTCCGACTGCGATGTTTGTTACACATCTTTACCCCGTTTTTTCCTCTCGAAAACTTATTTATATTCATTCTTTCCAAACTTCGTTAAAATAAACCGTGATGATTCTTTAAGGAGGGGACGTCCTTGAAACCATACTGGACTGAACAGGATTTTGAAGTATTCGAAACGCCAGGTCTCGAGGCGCGCATGGAAGCTTTGGCCACCCATGTGCGGCCGAAATTCGAAGCGCTGGGCCAAGACTTTTCCGCCTATTTCTCGGGGGAAACCGGAGATGAATTTTTCCCGCATGTCGCGAAACATATGCGCCGCACTGTCAATCCTCCGAATGACAGCTGGGTGGCATTTGCGCCTTATAAACGCGGCTATAAGGCCGTACCGCATTTCCAGATCGGATTATGGGAAAGCCACGTATTTGTCATTCTCGCTGTCATTTACGAAGCACCGGGCAAACCGGAAATGGCGAATAAATTGATTTCCACCGGGGCTTTAGCCGAACTGCCATCGGGATTCGTCGTTTCGGGCGACCATATGAAGCCTGATGCGGAAACCATCGAATCGCTTGGCGAAAAGGGGCTGGAAAAATTGCTCACGCGCCTGCGCGATGTCAAAAAAGGAGAACTCGTCATCGGCCGGCATTTGGCAAGAGCAGAAGCTGCCATACTCGATCAAAACGGATTCTATGCTTTTGCAGAAGAAACATTCCGCGAACTGCTTCCGGTTTACCGAAAGTTGCTGCAAGCCAACGAAAAAGCCGCCGTTCAACGCTGAACGGCGGTTTTTTTCCATCTTTAGATGCGGATCAATTCATCGCCTGAAGCTTCTTTCATCTTCTTGACGACTTTAAAACTGACATAGCCGCTTTCTTCCTCGAATTCGCGGAAGTATGTTTTTTCCTCGGCCATCGATGGCACCACTTTTTTGAACTTGCGATACTTTTCCATCAGCTCTTGCCGATTGACCCCTTTTTCATAAGCTTTCTCGATCGCTTCGAAAAATTCCACGACGTCAACGATCTCGTCGGTCGTCCAATCGATGGAAAACGGATATGAATATTCCATTGTCTTAACCTACCCTCTTTCGATAATTCCCCAACGTTTGCGGATTTCTTGTGTTTGCTGGATCATCCGGTCGAACAATTCCTGGACAGTCGGCACATCCCGGATCAACCCTGTCACTTGCCCTGCCCAACCGAAACCGTTCTCTTCTTCCCCTTCATAAATATAGCGCTTATTGGCGGTTCCGCTAATATAATCTTTCAGCGCTTCATAAGTCGGCGTCTCTTTTTCGATTTCCAAGATCCGGTCCGTCCATGTATTTGACAAGGTGCGAGCCGGTGCTCCGATGCTGCGCTTGATGATCACAGTATCGTTTTCCGTGCTGTCGACCAATTGCTGCTTATACTGCTGTGATGCATGGACGCATTCTTTCGTCGCGATGAAACGCGTCCCCATTTCAATCCCTTCGGCCCCGAGTGCGTGCGCCGCCATCCATCCCCGGCCATCGCCAATGCCGCCAGAGGCGATTACAGGAATCGATACTGCATCGACCACTTGCGGAATCAGGACCATGGTCCCTATATCATCACGGCCCAGGTGCCCGCCGCCTTCATGCCCGACGACCATCACGGCATCAGCGCCAAGTTTCTCCGCTTTTTCAGCTTGCCGCCTTGCTGCGACCAATACCAATTTCTTTATATCTGTGCCTTCCAATTGCTCGAAAATCGGTGTCGGGTTGCCTCCAGTCATCGACACAACCGGTACCCGTTCTTCAATCGCCACTTCGAGCATATGCGAAAACGCCCGCCCATGCTCGCCGATCGCAAAATTCACCCCAAAAGGCTTGTCCGTCAACTCGCGGACTTTACGGATTTCCTCCCGCAATTCATCCGGGCCCGGCAGGCTCATCGCCGTAATCTGGCCGAGCCCCCCGGCATTCGAGACCGCAGCTGCCAAATCGGCATAAGCTAAATAGGCCAAGCCTCCTTGGATGATTGGATAGTCGATTCCAAGCAGTTCCGTGACCCTTGTTTCAAACGCCATAATCCCACTCCTTTTTTTCGTCCTCTTCTTGTCTATTCGCTCCAATTCCTAAATTCCCTTTTTCAATGATTCCAGCTCATGCCACAGCATGGAAAATAAGCCATTCATCTTCACTATAAGTATAGTAACCAGGCGCCTTGCATGCTATAATTTCTCTTGTTTTCATTTTGATAAAGTGAGGTGCACGTCCCATTGTCACAACTCGAAACTCCGCTTTTCGATGCGCTCTTGAAGCATCGGAACCGGCATCCTATACAATTTCACATCCCCGGCCATAAAAAAGGCCAAGGGATCGATCCAGCTTTCCGGGAATTTGTCGGCGACAATGTCCTGTCGATCGATTTAATCAATATAGCGCCACTCGACGATCTGCATTCCCCAAAAGGCGCAATTAAACAAGCACAGGAATTGGCCGCACAGGCATTCAGCGCAGATCACACCTTCTTCTCTGTCCAAGGCACGAGCGGCGCCATCATGACGATGATCTTGAGCGTGGTCGGGCCGAATGATAAGATCCTCGTGCCGCGGAATGTCCACAAATCCATCATGTCGGCTATCGTTTTTGCCGGCGCGATTCCGGTCTTTATCCACCCGGAAGTCGATCCGGAACTCGGGATCTCCCATGGCATCTCGCCGGAATCGGTAGAGAAAGCCCTGACCGAATATCCAGATGCCAAAGCGGTGCTTGTCATCAACCCCACTTATTTTGGCGTGGCGGCTGACCTGAAGCGCATCGTCGATATCGCGCATGGCAAATCGATTCCCGTTCTGGTCGATGAAGCGCATGGCGTCCATATCCATTTCCATAAATCCTTGCCAGTTTCCGCGATGGCAGCAGGCGCGGACATGGCAGCCACATCCGTCCATAAATTGGGTGGCTCGATGACACAGAGCTCCGTGCTGAATGTGCGGGAAGGGCTGGTGTCGCCGAAACGCGTCCAGGCGACTTTATCGATGCTCACGACGACTTCGACTTCTTATCCGATATTGGCATCGCTCGACACCGCGCGGCGCCAGCTCGCCATCCATGGATTCGACTTGATCGACCAGACAATCCGCCTCGCACAGGATGCGCGCAAGCGGATCAACAAGATTCCGCATCTTCACTGCGTCGGGAAGGAGCTGCTCACTTCTTCCGCGACTTATGATATGGATCCGACCAAATTATTGATCAGCGTCAAAAATCTCGGCATCACTGGCCACCAGGCAGAAGAATGGCTGCGCGAGAACGCCAATATCGAAATTGAACTATCCGACTTGTACAATATTCTCTGCCTTGTCACGCTCGGTGACAGCCGGAAAGAAATCAATTTGCTCGTCAATGCCTTGCAGCGCATGAGCGAAGCCTTGGAAACTGAACAGGCCGTTTCGGAACCGATTGTCTTGTTGCCGGAAATTCCGCGGCTTGCGATGACCCCGCGCGACGCTTTCTATGCGGAGACGGAAATCATCCCGATCGACGAAGCGGTGGGGCGCATATCGGCTGAGTTCATCATGGTATATCCGCCGGGCATCCCGATTTTCATTCCGGGGGAAATCATTACAGAGGAAAACATCTCCTATATCCACACGAACATCAAAGCAGGCCTTCCGGTCCAGGGACCGGAAGACGATTCACTCCAGACACTGCATGTCATTAAAGAGCATCATGCATTCCGTTAACGATAAGCAGTAACACAGAAGGTTCCGACGCATTTTGCGCCGGAACCTTTTTAAGCTTAAATGCCTTCTATTTCATCCGGATCTACAAACTCATAACCCTTGTCACGCAGCCCTTCGATAATTTGCGGCAACGCTTCTTTCGTCCATTCCCTGTCGTGCATGAGCAGATTTCCGCCATTATTGAGTTCAGGGGCATTGACCATGATTTCTGTCA
Proteins encoded:
- a CDS encoding YlaH-like family protein, translating into MDEQAFVYENMYPVARILYQNLPNFDVAGYALFAVIFLLSAIVYKLGFAKKLSIGKNAVIILFLAAGGLGLTFLAFFLPVVEGLIIAALILILYKIRLWREKRENAASQ
- the typA gene encoding translational GTPase TypA — translated: MTNLRNDLRNIAIIAHVDHGKTTLVDQLLQQSGIFRSNEHVEERAMDSNDIERERGITILAKNTAIQYKDAKINILDTPGHADFGGEVERIMKMVDGVLLVVDAYEGCMPQTRFVLKKALEQNLKPIVVVNKIDRDFARPDEVVDEVIELFIELEANDDQLEFPVIFASGMNGTASLSSDPADQEENMQVIYDAIMDHVPAPIDNREEPLQFQVALLDYNDYVGRIGIGRVFRGTIEVGQSVSLMKLDGSVKNFRITKIHGFMGLKRVEIQKAEAGDLIAISGLEDINVGETVCPQDHPEALPVLRIDEPTLQMTFLVNNSPFAGKEGKFITSRKIQERLDAQLETDVSLRVDPTDSPDAWVVSGRGELHLSILIENMRREGFELQVSKPEVIVRMVDGVRCEPVERVQVDVPEEYTGAIIESLGERKGEMLDMINNGNGQVRLVFNVPARGLIGYTTEFLTQTRGYGIINHTFDSYQPVTSGRVGGRRQGVLVSMERGKASTYGLMGIEDRGTSFVEVGTEIYEGMIVGEHNRDNDLTVNIVKIKAATNIRSANKDQTTTMKKARLMSLEEALEYLNEDEYCEITPQSIRLRKKILDKNERERAAKKKKVAIEE
- a CDS encoding YlaF family protein — encoded protein: MKEAIIESWHNIKWIFVLYSLAAIGAMVLIGVAVALRSVTGIFLSTLLLMAIMGFGFKRKKEMREAGIL
- a CDS encoding inositol monophosphatase family protein; amino-acid sequence: MDQHAMDRYIKSMIKEAGHRIRNSFLSDISVDTKAHANDLVTNVDKEVEKFFIHHIREDFPAHRVFGEEGFGDTIEELSGTVWMLDPIDGTMNFVHQRRNFAISLGIYEDGVGKMGYIYDVVNDDLYHAIAGGGAYYNDERLQPLLETDISESIVGMNAMWATPNRHVEHEATIRLVHEARGMRSYGSAALELAYLASGRIDAYISMRLSPWDIAGGLVMAKEVGAVASNFSGEPANLLKSDTFVAANPSIHGKLLQEYIKPKRT
- a CDS encoding YktB family protein; the protein is MKPYWTEQDFEVFETPGLEARMEALATHVRPKFEALGQDFSAYFSGETGDEFFPHVAKHMRRTVNPPNDSWVAFAPYKRGYKAVPHFQIGLWESHVFVILAVIYEAPGKPEMANKLISTGALAELPSGFVVSGDHMKPDAETIESLGEKGLEKLLTRLRDVKKGELVIGRHLARAEAAILDQNGFYAFAEETFRELLPVYRKLLQANEKAAVQR
- a CDS encoding UPF0223 family protein, whose amino-acid sequence is MEYSYPFSIDWTTDEIVDVVEFFEAIEKAYEKGVNRQELMEKYRKFKKVVPSMAEEKTYFREFEEESGYVSFKVVKKMKEASGDELIRI
- a CDS encoding NAD(P)H-dependent flavin oxidoreductase produces the protein MAFETRVTELLGIDYPIIQGGLAYLAYADLAAAVSNAGGLGQITAMSLPGPDELREEIRKVRELTDKPFGVNFAIGEHGRAFSHMLEVAIEERVPVVSMTGGNPTPIFEQLEGTDIKKLVLVAARRQAEKAEKLGADAVMVVGHEGGGHLGRDDIGTMVLIPQVVDAVSIPVIASGGIGDGRGWMAAHALGAEGIEMGTRFIATKECVHASQQYKQQLVDSTENDTVIIKRSIGAPARTLSNTWTDRILEIEKETPTYEALKDYISGTANKRYIYEGEEENGFGWAGQVTGLIRDVPTVQELFDRMIQQTQEIRKRWGIIERG
- a CDS encoding aminotransferase class I/II-fold pyridoxal phosphate-dependent enzyme, whose amino-acid sequence is MSQLETPLFDALLKHRNRHPIQFHIPGHKKGQGIDPAFREFVGDNVLSIDLINIAPLDDLHSPKGAIKQAQELAAQAFSADHTFFSVQGTSGAIMTMILSVVGPNDKILVPRNVHKSIMSAIVFAGAIPVFIHPEVDPELGISHGISPESVEKALTEYPDAKAVLVINPTYFGVAADLKRIVDIAHGKSIPVLVDEAHGVHIHFHKSLPVSAMAAGADMAATSVHKLGGSMTQSSVLNVREGLVSPKRVQATLSMLTTTSTSYPILASLDTARRQLAIHGFDLIDQTIRLAQDARKRINKIPHLHCVGKELLTSSATYDMDPTKLLISVKNLGITGHQAEEWLRENANIEIELSDLYNILCLVTLGDSRKEINLLVNALQRMSEALETEQAVSEPIVLLPEIPRLAMTPRDAFYAETEIIPIDEAVGRISAEFIMVYPPGIPIFIPGEIITEENISYIHTNIKAGLPVQGPEDDSLQTLHVIKEHHAFR